The genome window TACTGGATCAGTTCCAAATTCATGTCATAAATCTTCACCTCCACTGGGATGATGAGGAGTATTTAGACAGACTCACAATAAGACCTGATGATTTTTATACAATGCAATCCTACAGAACATCATTTCCAAGTAGTTCCTTCCCCCCCGGCCGTGAAGTAGAAATGTACTATGAATACCTCTTAGATCACTATGAGGCTTTAATTGTTCTTTCAGTAGCGAAAGAGTTAAGCGGAACATGGCAGCGGATGAAACTCTCGGCTGAAAAATTTAATACGAAACAACAAAAAATTGCTGTAGTTGATACTTGTCTGAATTCCGTTGCCCAGGGATTGCTTGTCAAAATGATTGCTCAAAAAGCAGCAGAGGGTTCCAGTTTAAATGAGCTTGTAGAGGCAGCGGAAGAGCTTAAAAGCCGGATCAGAATATTCGTCATGGTTAAAACCTTCAAATTCATGATCAAGGGAGGGAGGGTAAGCCCTCTCAAGGGGTTCATTGCCAAGATTCTGAACCTCAAACCCATCGTATCCCTTGATCAAAATGGAAAAGGTGTTGCGTTTGAGAAATCATTCTCATCCAGAGGACTGATGAAAAAGATAACTCGCCTGGTGAGTACAATAGAGGGAGACAACGGCATAGAAGAATACGCCATAGTACACGCTTCAGCCAGGGAACGCGCCGAAAAATGGGGAGATTTCATACATGAAATAACCCGCAAAAGTCCCTCTTATATCACAGATATATCCCCTATCGTCGGAATGCATTCAGGCAAAGGTGCCATAGCCATAGGTTTAGTAGAAAAAAAGAAAAGGAGATCATGATGTTTTTTGAATTTGATATTTACAATATTGTCTCATCACTGCTGATAAGCATGCTTATACAGGCTGTATTCTTCACAATTGCCTATGCCAATAAGACAGATAAGGTAACCGATTTTTCCTACAGTCTCTCATTTATAAGCATGACAGCCTTCTTCACTGTAACGAACAAAGCATACAACCCCATACAATTGATAATGGCGACCTTCATTATCCTTTGGGGCCTCAGACTGGGAGCATACCTTCTAACACGAATCATTCGTATTGGAAAGGATAAACGCTTTGATGACAAAAGAGAAAACTTCATAAGATTTCTTGGTTTTTGGATACTTCAGGCATCTGCGGTATGGCTGGTAATGATGCCTTCGGTTGTATTTCTGACACGTCCCGCTCCAGAATCCATTGGTGTTTTCACCATAGTGGGGATCGTATTTTGGATCTTGGGATTTATCATAGAAGTGATCAGTGATCATCAAAAATTTCAATTCAAATCAAAGGGAGAGAATGATGGACGTTGGATTGAGGAAGGACTGTGGAAGTACTCAAGGCATCCTAACTATTTTGGTGAAACCATCCTTTGGTGGGCCCTATTCATTATGGCAATCCCCTCTCTCAATGCTTGGCTGTACCTCACTGTGATTGGCCCCATATTTATCACCCTTCTACTGCTTTTTGTTTCAGGAATTCCCTTACTGGAAAAGAGTGCAGAGAAACAATATGGTTTGAATCCTGAATATCAGGACTATAAGAGGAGAACCAGTATTTTCGTCCTCCTTCCTCCCCAAAAAAAGGTAATCCATGATTGAAGTATTCATAGGGATGATATTCAAAACTCACGAGGAGGCCGTAAAATGCTCAACTTATGGATGATAGCTCTTTTAAGCTACCTTGTAGGATCGTTTCCCACAAGTTTACTCATGGGCAGGATTTTCAGACAGGGACTCGATATTAGAGATCACGGAAGCGGCAATATGGGAGCCACGAATTCGTTCAGGATCTTCGGGTGGAGATTAGGCCTCACTGTTGCTTTTATCGATATATTTAAGGGCTTTGCAGTCGTTCATTGGATTGCTCCATTAGCAGTGTTTGAGAATTCCTATCCCGGTAATGTCTTATTCATTATGGCAACTCTCGCAGTCGTCCTGGGACATATTTTTCCCGTTTTTTCGGGGTTTAGAGGAGGAAAAGGATTCGGAGCCGCTGTCGGTGCTGTCATATCTTATTTTCCCCTGGCCGCTCCTTTTTGTTTATTGATCTTTTTTATAACACTGGGATTCACAGGTTATGTATCCATATGTGCCTTAGCAGCATCTGCAGCCCTACCCTTCTTGTATGCCCTCATCACAGGCTTACAGGGAAACATGATTGATCCTACCATTCTGACCTTTTTTATTTTGATTTTCCTGGTTGTTGCCATAAGTGTCAGAAAAAGGGTGAAGCTTTATTTAAATGGTGAAGTTGAAATATTCAAAGCAGCAAGAATATTCAGGCCCGGCGGGGGTAGAGATGGGGAATAAATTTACATTCATATGTTTACTGCTCAGTTTGATTTTCATAGGTCATGTTTCGGCCAATGAAGTATTCAATGCCCGAATATATGTGAAGGGAGACAGGGACACTATCGTATTCTACTACGATTCCGAAAAGACAATACAGGGAGATGATGTGATACTGTCCCATACATATAAGACTCCCGAAGGGGAGGTTTTTGCCCGGGAAACACTAATATTGCATGAGGGAGAATTCTCGGTACATGAAACCAGCTTCCCTATTCTTGATGAGTATTCCAAACAGGTGCGGGATGAAGAGGGAATGACGACATCATTCAAAAGTAACAACAAAGAGAAATCAAAGGCTATCAAGGTCCCGGAAAACCTTATTTTTGGACCGACTCAGCAAGATTTCATTACGGAAAATTTAGAGAGCCTCAAAGAAGGAGAAAAGTTAACTTTTTCTCTTCCTGTCCCTCAATTTTTGACAACCGTAAAATTCACCTTAAAAAAGATTGAGAACAAGACATTAGATAAACCTGGCATGATCACTTTACAGATGAAATCAAA of Oceanispirochaeta crateris contains these proteins:
- a CDS encoding DUF1295 domain-containing protein; the encoded protein is MMFFEFDIYNIVSSLLISMLIQAVFFTIAYANKTDKVTDFSYSLSFISMTAFFTVTNKAYNPIQLIMATFIILWGLRLGAYLLTRIIRIGKDKRFDDKRENFIRFLGFWILQASAVWLVMMPSVVFLTRPAPESIGVFTIVGIVFWILGFIIEVISDHQKFQFKSKGENDGRWIEEGLWKYSRHPNYFGETILWWALFIMAIPSLNAWLYLTVIGPIFITLLLLFVSGIPLLEKSAEKQYGLNPEYQDYKRRTSIFVLLPPQKKVIHD
- a CDS encoding glycerol-3-phosphate acyltransferase, yielding MLNLWMIALLSYLVGSFPTSLLMGRIFRQGLDIRDHGSGNMGATNSFRIFGWRLGLTVAFIDIFKGFAVVHWIAPLAVFENSYPGNVLFIMATLAVVLGHIFPVFSGFRGGKGFGAAVGAVISYFPLAAPFCLLIFFITLGFTGYVSICALAASAALPFLYALITGLQGNMIDPTILTFFILIFLVVAISVRKRVKLYLNGEVEIFKAARIFRPGGGRDGE